A region from the Spea bombifrons isolate aSpeBom1 chromosome 7, aSpeBom1.2.pri, whole genome shotgun sequence genome encodes:
- the GRIFIN gene encoding grifin encodes MTLKFEALCPQGICPGWSLIVKGETSSSENDFEINFISETGDQIAFHFNPRFPEGTIVCNSFLSSQWGQEERTDTFPMEAKEPFLVEIYSDHDYFQVFVDDNKIMQYRHRTKQLSGITKVQILNDINISSIELTRREVYE; translated from the exons ATGACATTAAAG TTTGAAGCTTTGTGCCCACAGGGAATTTGTCCTGGATGGAGCTTAATCGTAAAAGGAGAGACAAGTTCCAGCGAAAATGA ctTTGAAATCAACTTCATCTCAGAGACAGGAGACCAGATCGCTTTTCATTTCAATCCCCGTTTTCCTGAGGGCACGATAGTCTGTAATTCCTTCCTGTCAAGCCAATGGGGTCAAGAGGAACGCACCGACACGTTCCCAATGGAGGCCAAggaacctttcctg GTGGAAATCTATTCAGACCATGACTATTTCCAAGTATTTGTGGACGACAACAAGATCATGCAGTACAGACACCGTACGAAGCAATTATCTGGCATTACCAAAGTGCAGATCCTGAATGACATCAATATTTCCTCCATTGAGCTCACGAGAAGAGAAGTGTATGAGTGA